A portion of the Stella humosa genome contains these proteins:
- a CDS encoding ribonuclease D, translating into MTITLHRGDLPAGIDFGACVAIDTETMGLNPHRDRLCLVQLSAGDGTAHLVQFAKGAYDAPNLKALLADRAIVKLFHFARFDVAVLHRYLGVVAAPIYCTKIASRLTRTFTDRHGLKDICREILGVDLSKQQQSSDWGAARLTDEQQRYAASDVLHLHGLKARFDEMLAREGRTELAAACFRFLPSRALLDLAGWAEEDIFAH; encoded by the coding sequence TTGACCATCACCCTCCATCGCGGCGACCTGCCGGCCGGCATCGATTTCGGCGCCTGCGTCGCCATCGACACGGAGACGATGGGCCTCAACCCGCATCGCGACCGGCTCTGCCTCGTTCAGCTTTCGGCCGGCGACGGCACGGCGCACCTGGTGCAGTTCGCCAAGGGCGCCTACGACGCCCCGAACCTGAAGGCGCTGCTGGCCGACCGCGCCATCGTCAAGCTGTTCCACTTCGCGCGCTTCGACGTGGCGGTGCTGCACCGCTATCTGGGCGTCGTCGCCGCCCCCATCTATTGCACCAAGATCGCCTCGCGCCTGACGCGCACCTTCACCGACCGCCACGGCCTGAAGGATATCTGCCGCGAGATCCTGGGTGTCGACCTGTCCAAGCAGCAGCAATCATCGGACTGGGGTGCCGCCCGCCTGACCGACGAGCAGCAGCGCTATGCCGCCTCGGACGTGCTGCACCTGCACGGGCTGAAGGCGCGCTTCGACGAGATGCTGGCGCGCGAGGGCCGCACCGAGCTGGCCGCGGCCTGCTTCCGTTTCCTGCCGAGCCGGGCCCTGCTGGACTTGGCGGGCTGGGCCGAGGAAGACATTTTCGCCCACTAG
- the rpoN gene encoding RNA polymerase factor sigma-54, translated as MLLAPRLELRQSQSLVMTPQLQQAIKLLQMSNLELAAFVDDELERNPLLEREDGAPPAGEAPERPEPAAEAEGPFGEEFDEYWHPEESTNGPADGGEPAFGGAGGEGDGLRWNKVSGGSFEDGSGDPLDSVQRAETLRDHLLTQLMIEIADAGERLIGLHIVDGIAPTGYLEADVEVIAGLLGCPAEQVLSVLARMQRFDPPGVFARSLAECLALQLEDRGRLTPAMRTMLDHLDLLARRDRQALCRLCQVDGEALAAMMAEIRSLDPKPGLVFDSEPAQPIVPDIMMRPQSDGGWAVELNPDTLPQVLVNHRYFTTVSRGTRDKGDRGYLAERLQSANWLVRSMHQRATTILRVAAEIVRQQHGFFMHGVAHLRPLVLRDIAAAVSLHESTISRVTSNKYIATPRGIFELKYFFTASIQSVDGGAAHSAEAVRHRIRTLIDGEAADRVLSDDQIVSELQRGGVDIARRTVAKYREAMRIPSSVERRRAKWAPA; from the coding sequence ATGCTGCTCGCGCCGAGACTGGAGCTGCGCCAGTCGCAGTCCCTGGTGATGACGCCGCAGTTGCAGCAGGCGATCAAGCTGCTGCAGATGTCGAACCTGGAGCTGGCGGCCTTCGTCGACGACGAGTTGGAGCGCAACCCGCTGCTGGAGCGCGAGGACGGCGCGCCCCCCGCCGGCGAGGCGCCCGAGCGGCCGGAACCCGCCGCCGAGGCCGAAGGGCCGTTCGGCGAGGAGTTCGACGAATACTGGCACCCCGAGGAATCGACCAACGGCCCGGCCGACGGCGGCGAGCCCGCGTTTGGCGGTGCCGGCGGCGAGGGCGACGGGCTGCGCTGGAACAAGGTGTCGGGCGGCAGCTTCGAGGACGGCTCGGGCGACCCGCTGGATTCGGTGCAGCGCGCCGAGACCCTGCGCGACCACCTGCTGACGCAGCTGATGATCGAGATCGCCGATGCGGGCGAGCGCCTGATCGGCCTGCATATCGTCGACGGGATCGCGCCCACGGGCTACCTGGAGGCCGATGTCGAGGTGATCGCCGGCCTGCTGGGATGCCCGGCAGAGCAGGTGCTGTCGGTGCTGGCCCGGATGCAGCGCTTCGACCCGCCCGGCGTCTTCGCCCGCTCGCTGGCGGAATGCCTGGCCCTGCAGCTCGAGGATCGCGGCCGCCTGACGCCCGCGATGCGGACCATGCTCGACCATCTCGACCTGCTGGCCCGGCGCGACCGCCAGGCGCTCTGCCGGCTGTGCCAGGTGGATGGCGAGGCGCTGGCCGCGATGATGGCCGAGATCCGCTCGCTCGACCCCAAGCCCGGCCTCGTGTTCGATTCCGAGCCCGCCCAGCCGATCGTCCCCGACATCATGATGCGGCCGCAGAGCGACGGCGGCTGGGCCGTGGAGCTGAACCCGGACACCCTGCCCCAGGTGCTGGTCAACCACCGCTACTTCACGACCGTCAGCCGCGGCACGCGCGACAAGGGCGACCGCGGCTACCTGGCCGAGCGGCTGCAATCGGCCAACTGGCTGGTGCGCTCCATGCACCAGCGGGCGACCACGATCCTGCGCGTGGCAGCCGAGATCGTGCGCCAGCAGCATGGCTTCTTCATGCATGGCGTGGCCCACCTGCGGCCGCTGGTGCTGCGCGACATCGCAGCCGCGGTATCGCTGCACGAGAGCACGATCAGCCGGGTGACCAGCAACAAGTACATCGCCACCCCGCGCGGCATCTTCGAGCTGAAATATTTCTTCACCGCCTCGATCCAGTCGGTCGATGGCGGCGCCGCCCATTCGGCCGAGGCGGTGCGCCACCGCATCCGCACCCTGATCGACGGCGAGGCCGCGGACCGCGTGCTGTCGGACGACCAGATCGTCAGCGAGCTGCAGCGCGGCGGCGTCGACATCGCCCGGCGCACCGTCGCCAAATATCGCGAGGCAATGCGGATTCCCTCGTCGGTCGAGCGCCGGCGCGCCAAGTGGGCGCCGGCCTAG
- a CDS encoding NAD(P)-dependent oxidoreductase yields the protein MVEKLLRFVSVAKEMPAKRPADGRRQDFDEIYAQYAADRAQQQASRCSQCGIPYCQIHCPLQNNIPDWLKLTAEGRLEEAYEVSSATNTFPEICGRICPQDRLCEGNCVIEKGFESVTIGSVEKYITDTAFERGWVQPGLPRRELAQSVGIVGAGPGGLAAADILRRRGYQVHVYDRYDRAGGLLVYGIPGFKLEKHIVTRRYDLLVAAGVKFHLGVEIGRDLCMSDLRQRHDAILIATGVYKARDMQMPGVGLPSVVPALDYLTASNRKGFGDAVPEFDNGSLDAAGRHVVVIGGGDTAMDCVRTAVRQGAKSVKCLYRRDRRNMPGSQREVNHAEEEGVEFVWQAAPDAFTGASAVKGVRAHRIHLGMADSTGRQTPQPIEGSSFTLKADLVIKALGFDPEDMPAMFDTSDLAVTRWGTVKVDHRSMMTSLDGVFAAGDIVRGASLVVWAIRDGRDAADQMHSYLQAKASQALARAS from the coding sequence ATGGTGGAAAAGCTGCTGCGGTTCGTGTCGGTTGCCAAGGAGATGCCGGCCAAACGGCCGGCCGATGGGCGCCGCCAGGATTTCGACGAGATCTATGCGCAGTACGCGGCCGACCGCGCGCAGCAGCAGGCGAGCCGCTGCTCGCAATGCGGCATCCCCTATTGCCAGATCCACTGCCCGCTGCAGAACAACATCCCCGACTGGCTGAAGCTGACGGCCGAGGGCCGGCTGGAGGAGGCCTACGAGGTCTCCTCGGCGACGAACACATTCCCCGAGATCTGCGGCCGCATCTGCCCCCAGGACCGCCTGTGCGAGGGCAACTGCGTCATCGAGAAGGGGTTCGAGTCCGTCACCATCGGCTCGGTCGAGAAGTACATCACCGACACCGCCTTCGAGCGCGGCTGGGTGCAGCCGGGCCTGCCCCGGCGCGAGCTGGCGCAGTCGGTCGGCATCGTCGGCGCCGGCCCGGGCGGGCTGGCGGCGGCCGACATCCTGCGCCGGCGCGGCTACCAGGTGCATGTCTATGACCGCTACGACCGCGCGGGCGGCCTGCTCGTCTATGGCATTCCCGGCTTCAAGCTGGAAAAGCACATCGTCACCCGGCGCTACGACCTGCTGGTGGCCGCCGGGGTGAAGTTCCATCTCGGCGTCGAGATCGGCCGCGACCTCTGCATGTCCGACCTGCGCCAGCGCCACGACGCGATCCTGATCGCGACCGGCGTCTACAAGGCGCGCGACATGCAGATGCCGGGCGTGGGCCTGCCCAGCGTCGTGCCGGCGCTGGACTACCTGACGGCCAGCAACCGCAAGGGCTTCGGCGACGCGGTGCCGGAGTTCGACAACGGGTCGCTCGATGCGGCCGGCCGGCATGTCGTCGTCATCGGCGGCGGCGACACGGCGATGGACTGCGTGCGCACGGCCGTGCGCCAGGGTGCGAAGTCGGTGAAATGCCTCTACCGCCGCGACCGGCGCAACATGCCGGGCTCGCAGCGCGAGGTGAACCACGCCGAGGAGGAGGGCGTCGAGTTCGTCTGGCAGGCCGCCCCCGATGCCTTCACCGGCGCGTCGGCGGTCAAGGGCGTGCGCGCCCACCGCATCCATCTGGGCATGGCGGATTCGACCGGGCGCCAGACCCCGCAACCGATCGAGGGCTCGTCCTTCACCCTGAAGGCCGACCTGGTGATCAAGGCGCTGGGCTTCGACCCCGAGGACATGCCGGCGATGTTCGACACCTCCGACCTGGCCGTCACCCGCTGGGGCACGGTCAAGGTCGACCACCGCTCGATGATGACCAGCCTCGACGGCGTCTTCGCCGCCGGCGACATCGTGCGCGGCGCGTCCCTCGTCGTCTGGGCGATCCGCGACGGCCGCGATGCCGCCGACCAGATGCACAGCTACCTCCAGGCCAAGGCCAGCCAGGCCCTGGCCCGGGCTTCCTGA
- a CDS encoding LptA/OstA family protein, with translation MIRPILALAGLMALLSAPATAQIGGMFGADGGDKPVEILADEGIEWQQNSKAYIARGNAKATRGDTAVAADTLTAYYRENATGGTEVFRVVADGKVRITSAQGAVQGDRGVYEIDRQVFVMTGSDIRMTAGNDVVTARDSLEFWEQRQLAVARGAATASREDKKIRADTLTATLGEGAKGGREVRRVDAFGNVVVASAAETAHAETGVYNLERGIATLRGKVRITRGQNQLNGEYAVVDLNNGVSRILPAPAQDGQPSRVTGLFVPNREGAGTPAPAGTPAAAPAPGAPAAVAAPIIPARKPAAPTGGARPRQ, from the coding sequence ATGATCCGCCCCATCCTGGCGCTGGCGGGTCTGATGGCCCTGCTGTCCGCCCCGGCCACCGCCCAGATTGGCGGCATGTTCGGCGCCGACGGCGGCGACAAGCCGGTCGAGATCCTCGCCGACGAGGGCATCGAGTGGCAGCAGAACAGCAAGGCCTACATCGCCCGCGGCAACGCCAAGGCGACGCGCGGCGACACCGCGGTCGCGGCCGACACGCTGACCGCCTATTACCGCGAGAACGCCACCGGCGGGACCGAGGTGTTCCGGGTCGTCGCCGACGGCAAGGTGCGCATCACCTCGGCCCAGGGCGCCGTCCAGGGCGACCGCGGCGTCTATGAGATCGACCGCCAGGTCTTCGTGATGACGGGCAGCGACATCCGCATGACCGCGGGCAACGACGTGGTGACCGCCCGCGACAGCCTGGAATTCTGGGAGCAGCGCCAACTGGCCGTCGCCCGCGGCGCAGCGACCGCCTCGCGCGAGGACAAGAAGATCCGCGCCGACACCCTGACCGCGACGCTGGGCGAAGGCGCCAAGGGCGGTCGCGAGGTCCGGCGGGTCGATGCCTTCGGCAACGTCGTCGTCGCCAGCGCGGCCGAGACCGCCCACGCGGAGACCGGCGTCTACAACCTGGAGCGCGGCATCGCCACCCTGCGCGGCAAGGTGCGCATCACCCGCGGGCAGAACCAACTGAACGGCGAATATGCCGTGGTCGACCTGAACAACGGCGTCAGCCGCATCCTGCCGGCCCCGGCCCAGGATGGCCAGCCGAGCCGCGTCACCGGCCTCTTCGTCCCCAACCGCGAGGGTGCGGGCACGCCGGCCCCGGCCGGGACGCCGGCCGCCGCGCCGGCGCCGGGGGCCCCCGCGGCGGTGGCGGCCCCCATCATTCCCGCCCGCAAGCCGGCCGCCCCCACGGGCGGAGCGAGGCCACGGCAATGA
- the ptsN gene encoding PTS IIA-like nitrogen regulatory protein PtsN, translating into MDIDDLLTPDAVIARLKVGSKKQALQELAKKAAQITGLGERAIFDVLLERERLGTTGVGNGIAIPHGKLPELERIVGVFARLDRPIDFDAIDEHPVDLLFLLLAPESAGADHLKALARVSRLFRDRATCEKLRGTDRADALFAILTSQTVAPSA; encoded by the coding sequence ATGGATATCGACGATCTGTTGACCCCCGACGCGGTGATCGCCCGGCTGAAGGTGGGCAGCAAGAAGCAGGCGCTGCAGGAACTGGCGAAGAAGGCGGCCCAGATCACCGGACTGGGCGAGCGGGCCATCTTCGATGTCCTGCTGGAGCGCGAACGCCTGGGCACGACGGGCGTGGGCAACGGCATCGCCATCCCCCACGGCAAGCTGCCGGAGCTGGAGCGCATCGTCGGCGTGTTCGCGCGCCTCGACCGGCCGATCGACTTCGACGCGATCGACGAGCATCCCGTCGACCTGCTGTTCCTGCTGCTGGCGCCGGAGAGTGCCGGCGCCGATCACCTGAAGGCGCTGGCGCGCGTGTCGCGGCTGTTCCGCGACCGCGCCACCTGCGAGAAGCTGCGCGGCACCGACCGCGCCGACGCGCTGTTCGCCATCCTCACCAGCCAGACCGTGGCCCCGTCCGCCTGA
- a CDS encoding KpsF/GutQ family sugar-phosphate isomerase, which translates to MTLSADLQGAGDPQPAADVQSARRTLRLEAAGIEALSASLGDAFVAALDLFAAVRGRVVVTGMGKSGHVARKIAATLASTGTPAIFVHPAEASHGDLGMIAAGDVVLAMSNSGETPELADIIAYASRFSIPLVAMTRRRPSALADAADVALILPDTAEACPLGLAPTTSTTQMLALGDAIAVALLERRGFSDADFRVFHPGGKLGRRLLRVADLMHRGDEIPLCLPEMVMADAVLVMTAKTFGIVGVVDAEGVLAGVITDGDLRRNMAPDFLSRPAGRVMTRTPRTMTPDALAAEALGFMNESKIYCLFVVDAAGRPIGILRIHDILRAGVA; encoded by the coding sequence ATGACCCTGTCTGCCGACTTGCAGGGGGCCGGCGACCCGCAACCGGCTGCCGACGTGCAGTCGGCACGGCGCACGCTACGCCTGGAGGCGGCCGGGATCGAGGCGCTGTCGGCCAGCCTGGGCGATGCCTTCGTGGCCGCCCTCGACCTGTTCGCCGCCGTGCGCGGCCGCGTCGTCGTCACCGGCATGGGCAAGAGCGGGCATGTGGCGCGCAAGATCGCCGCCACGCTCGCCTCCACCGGCACGCCCGCCATCTTCGTCCATCCGGCCGAGGCGAGCCATGGCGACCTCGGCATGATCGCGGCCGGCGACGTCGTGCTGGCCATGTCGAATTCCGGCGAGACGCCGGAGCTGGCCGACATCATCGCCTATGCCAGCCGCTTCTCCATCCCGCTGGTGGCGATGACCCGGCGGCGGCCGAGCGCGCTCGCCGATGCCGCCGACGTGGCGCTGATCCTGCCCGATACGGCGGAAGCCTGCCCGCTGGGCCTGGCGCCGACCACGTCCACCACGCAGATGCTGGCCCTGGGCGATGCCATCGCCGTCGCCCTGCTGGAGCGGCGCGGCTTCTCCGATGCGGACTTCCGGGTGTTCCATCCGGGTGGCAAGCTCGGCCGGCGCCTGTTGCGGGTGGCCGACCTGATGCACCGCGGCGACGAGATTCCGCTCTGCCTGCCCGAGATGGTCATGGCCGACGCGGTCCTGGTGATGACCGCCAAGACCTTCGGCATCGTCGGCGTGGTCGATGCCGAAGGCGTGCTGGCCGGCGTCATCACCGACGGCGACCTGCGGCGCAACATGGCGCCCGACTTCCTGAGCCGCCCGGCCGGGCGGGTGATGACGCGCACGCCGCGCACCATGACGCCCGACGCGCTGGCGGCCGAGGCGCTGGGCTTCATGAACGAGAGCAAGATCTACTGCCTCTTCGTCGTCGACGCGGCCGGCCGGCCGATCGGCATCCTGCGCATCCACGACATCCTGCGGGCCGGGGTCGCCTGA
- the lptC gene encoding LPS export ABC transporter periplasmic protein LptC, which translates to MAIQPQQPRLPPGLAGGPGSTARAARALAWSPSSPRRHDARYSRLVSLLRYLLPILAIGLLALVAIWPQIHRGVEGFRLQSLKLDPNEVSTLRMSNARYQGVDERNRPYLLTAEGAVQNPRDKNFVALEVPKANMTLENGTGVAIAAESGVYDGAGKMLDLMGTVRVRRDDGYVFETEVARVDMKTGMVDGNDPVRGHGPGGTVEAEGFRVLQKGQVVEFKGKSRLLMPQGAPMNQGPQKSPVPQGGPGPAASPGQGIRQP; encoded by the coding sequence ATGGCCATCCAGCCCCAGCAGCCGCGCCTGCCGCCGGGACTTGCCGGCGGACCCGGCAGTACGGCACGGGCCGCGCGCGCGCTCGCTTGGTCGCCGTCGTCGCCGCGGCGCCACGATGCGCGCTACAGCCGGCTCGTGTCGCTGCTGCGCTACCTGCTGCCGATCCTGGCGATCGGGCTGCTGGCGCTGGTCGCGATCTGGCCGCAGATCCATCGCGGGGTGGAGGGCTTCCGCCTGCAAAGCCTGAAGCTCGATCCCAACGAGGTATCGACGCTGCGCATGAGCAACGCCCGCTACCAGGGCGTCGACGAGCGCAACCGTCCCTACCTCCTGACGGCGGAGGGCGCGGTGCAGAACCCGCGCGACAAGAACTTCGTGGCGCTCGAGGTGCCGAAGGCGAACATGACGCTCGAGAATGGCACCGGCGTCGCCATCGCCGCCGAATCCGGCGTCTATGACGGGGCCGGCAAGATGCTCGACCTCATGGGCACGGTGCGCGTGCGGCGCGACGACGGCTACGTCTTCGAGACGGAGGTGGCGCGGGTCGACATGAAGACCGGAATGGTCGACGGCAACGACCCCGTGCGCGGCCACGGCCCCGGCGGCACCGTCGAGGCCGAGGGTTTCCGCGTGCTGCAGAAGGGACAGGTTGTGGAATTCAAGGGCAAGTCCCGGCTGTTGATGCCCCAGGGAGCACCAATGAACCAGGGTCCGCAGAAGAGCCCGGTGCCGCAGGGCGGTCCGGGCCCGGCCGCCAGTCCCGGCCAGGGGATCCGGCAGCCATGA
- the lptB gene encoding LPS export ABC transporter ATP-binding protein, protein MKTASAQVERENLRLVADNPGLVARNLGKQFKKRPVLRDVSIAVRRGEAVGLLGPNGAGKTTCFYIITGLITPDVGTITLDGQDITDLPMYRRARLGIGYLPQEASIFRGLTVEQNIRAVLEVAEPVRDAREAMLEELLAEFSITHLRRAPALALSGGERRRVEIARALATRPHFILLDEPLAGIDPIALGDIRALVSHLKDRGIGVLITDHNVRETLEIVDRAYILHEGRVLMEGPPSAIVAHADVRRVYLGERFSL, encoded by the coding sequence ATGAAGACCGCATCCGCCCAGGTCGAGCGGGAGAACCTGCGCCTCGTCGCCGACAATCCGGGGCTGGTGGCGCGCAACCTTGGCAAGCAGTTCAAGAAGCGCCCGGTCCTGCGCGATGTCAGCATCGCGGTGCGCCGCGGCGAGGCCGTCGGCCTGCTGGGTCCCAACGGGGCGGGCAAGACCACCTGCTTCTACATCATCACCGGGCTGATCACGCCCGACGTCGGCACCATCACGCTGGACGGCCAGGACATCACCGACCTGCCGATGTACCGCCGGGCTCGGCTGGGCATCGGCTACCTGCCGCAGGAGGCCTCGATCTTCCGCGGCCTGACCGTCGAGCAGAACATCCGCGCCGTCCTGGAAGTGGCCGAGCCCGTCCGCGACGCCCGCGAGGCGATGCTGGAAGAGCTGCTGGCCGAATTCTCCATCACCCACCTGCGCCGCGCCCCGGCGCTGGCGCTGTCGGGCGGCGAGCGGCGGCGGGTGGAGATCGCCCGCGCGCTGGCGACCCGCCCGCATTTCATCCTGCTCGACGAGCCGCTGGCCGGCATCGACCCGATCGCGCTGGGCGATATCCGCGCGCTCGTCTCGCACCTCAAGGACCGCGGCATCGGCGTGCTGATCACGGACCACAATGTCCGCGAGACGCTGGAGATCGTCGACCGCGCCTACATCCTCCATGAAGGGCGCGTCCTCATGGAAGGTCCACCCTCGGCCATCGTCGCCCACGCCGACGTCCGACGAGTGTACCTCGGAGAGCGGTTCAGCCTCTAG
- a CDS encoding complex I NDUFA9 subunit family protein gives MRATVFGASGFIGRYVVRRLAAEGAVVVAAVRHPDAALFLKPMGNVGQITPVRAPVGDDQAVAAAVAGSDVVINLVGILYEHGTQRFDAVQRDGAERVARLAKAAGVGRLIQMSAIGADAASKSDYGRSKGQGEQAVRAAFPEATILRPSIVFGAEDDFFNRFAAMAKLLPALPLIGGGHTKFQPVYVDDVAEAVMRALADPATAGRTYELGGPGVYSFADLMRMMLAQIGRRRCLVPVPFGIARAQAWLLEKLPVPPLTRDQLRMLEQDNVAGAGPGLADLRIRPTALEAVLPTYLDRYRKGNIFPERNYR, from the coding sequence ATGCGAGCGACAGTCTTCGGCGCTTCGGGTTTCATCGGGCGCTATGTCGTGCGGCGGCTGGCCGCCGAGGGGGCGGTCGTGGTGGCCGCGGTGCGGCATCCGGACGCGGCCCTGTTCCTGAAGCCGATGGGCAATGTCGGGCAGATCACCCCGGTGCGCGCGCCGGTCGGCGACGATCAGGCGGTGGCCGCGGCCGTGGCCGGCAGCGACGTCGTCATCAACCTGGTCGGCATCCTCTACGAGCACGGGACCCAGCGCTTCGATGCCGTCCAGCGCGACGGCGCCGAGCGGGTGGCCCGCCTGGCCAAGGCGGCCGGCGTCGGCCGCCTGATCCAGATGTCGGCGATCGGCGCCGATGCCGCGTCGAAGTCGGACTATGGCCGCAGCAAGGGCCAGGGCGAGCAGGCGGTGCGGGCGGCCTTCCCGGAGGCCACGATCCTCCGGCCCAGCATCGTCTTCGGGGCGGAGGACGATTTCTTCAACCGCTTCGCGGCCATGGCCAAGCTGCTACCGGCGCTGCCGCTCATCGGCGGCGGGCACACGAAGTTCCAGCCGGTCTATGTCGACGACGTGGCCGAGGCGGTGATGCGCGCGCTGGCCGATCCGGCGACGGCCGGCCGCACCTACGAGCTGGGCGGTCCCGGCGTCTACAGCTTCGCCGACCTGATGCGGATGATGCTGGCCCAGATCGGCCGCCGCCGCTGCCTGGTGCCCGTGCCGTTCGGCATCGCCCGGGCCCAGGCTTGGTTGCTGGAGAAGCTGCCGGTGCCGCCGCTCACGCGCGACCAGTTGCGGATGCTGGAGCAGGACAACGTCGCCGGTGCCGGCCCAGGGCTGGCCGACCTCAGGATTCGGCCGACCGCGCTGGAGGCGGTGCTGCCGACCTATCTCGACCGGTATCGCAAGGGCAATATCTTCCCCGAGCGCAACTACCGATAG